A genomic stretch from Falco cherrug isolate bFalChe1 chromosome 3, bFalChe1.pri, whole genome shotgun sequence includes:
- the TCF24 gene encoding transcription factor 24 isoform X2: MKLKAFITCFCPCCLVGPSQKQLLADTRELGSETPRRAAGLRTTGSGPSLPGKSPMDCGHLAERSEISGPGAEPSSLLPSAAGSNSCPPVVAGQRAGGPPGRPAAANAARERSRVQTLRHAFLELQKTLPSVPPDTKLSKLDVLLLATTYIAHLTRSLQDEEESPGEGLGTLRGDGYLHPVKKWPMRSRLYIGATGQFLTHSAQGDSANQGETSSTSQI; this comes from the exons ATGAAATTGAAAGCTTTCATAACTTGTTTTTGCCCTTGTTGTCTAGTTGGGCCATCACAGAAACAGCTGCTTGCTGACACGCGAGAGCTGGGATCTGAGACACCTCGAagggctgctgggctgaggaCAACAGGATCAG GACCCTCCCTGCCAGGGAAGTCACCGATGGACTGCGGACACTTAGCTGAGCGCAGCGAGATCTCCGGCCCAGGCGCAGAGCCCAGCTCCCTGttgccttctgctgctggtaGCAACTCCTGCCCGCCCGTGGTGGCTgggcagcgggctggggggcCTCCCGGGAGACCCGCTGCCGCTAATGCCGCTCGAGAGCGCAGCCGGGTTCAAACCCTGCGCCACGCTTTCCTCGAGCTGCAGAAGACTCTCCCCTCTGTGCCGCCCGACACCAAGCTCTCCAAGCTGGATGTACTCCTCCTGGCCACCACCTATATTGCACACCTCACTCGCAGCCTTCAGGATGAGGAAGAGTCACCAGGAGAGGGCTTGGGTACCCTGAGAGGGGATGGATACCTCCACCCTGTCAAG AAGTGGCCAATGCGTTCCAGGTTATACATCGGAGCTACAGGACAGTTTTTGACTCACTCGGCACAAGGAGACAGCGCAAACCAAGGAGAAACGTCATCAACTTCACAAATCTAA
- the TCF24 gene encoding transcription factor 24 isoform X1, which yields MKLKAFITCFCPCCLVGPSQKQLLADTRELGSETPRRAAGLRTTGSGPSLPGKSPMDCGHLAERSEISGPGAEPSSLLPSAAGSNSCPPVVAGQRAGGPPGRPAAANAARERSRVQTLRHAFLELQKTLPSVPPDTKLSKLDVLLLATTYIAHLTRSLQDEEESPGEGLGTLRGDGYLHPVKVGELRSSCHLLSVKKYIGLRYLDESKVVMLAYLARVNT from the exons ATGAAATTGAAAGCTTTCATAACTTGTTTTTGCCCTTGTTGTCTAGTTGGGCCATCACAGAAACAGCTGCTTGCTGACACGCGAGAGCTGGGATCTGAGACACCTCGAagggctgctgggctgaggaCAACAGGATCAG GACCCTCCCTGCCAGGGAAGTCACCGATGGACTGCGGACACTTAGCTGAGCGCAGCGAGATCTCCGGCCCAGGCGCAGAGCCCAGCTCCCTGttgccttctgctgctggtaGCAACTCCTGCCCGCCCGTGGTGGCTgggcagcgggctggggggcCTCCCGGGAGACCCGCTGCCGCTAATGCCGCTCGAGAGCGCAGCCGGGTTCAAACCCTGCGCCACGCTTTCCTCGAGCTGCAGAAGACTCTCCCCTCTGTGCCGCCCGACACCAAGCTCTCCAAGCTGGATGTACTCCTCCTGGCCACCACCTATATTGCACACCTCACTCGCAGCCTTCAGGATGAGGAAGAGTCACCAGGAGAGGGCTTGGGTACCCTGAGAGGGGATGGATACCTCCACCCTGTCAAGGTAGGagagctgaggagcagctgccaCCTTCTTTCGGTGAAGAAGTACATTGGTCTTCGATACTTAGATGAATCTAAAGTTGTCATGCTTGCTTACCTTGCTAGAGTTAATACATGA